ACATGTCAAAAATATGGCGTAATCGGGCTGACTGACAAGGGTAGACAAACAGGGTCCTATCTTGTTAAAAGAAATGCTCTTCTGCAGAAATTTCTAAAAACGATTCATGCAGATTGCGATGTTGAAGTAGAGGCAGAAGCAATGGAACATTATTTATCAAAATCAACGATAATAGCTATTGAACATGTAATGCTATTCATGGAAGAAAACCCAGAAGTTTATCAGCGTTTTGTTGACAGTGTGAAAGCTGACAAATATACTCACAAGAGCTAGCTGTCATAGATCTACAATCGCCATTAGGTAATATTTATATAGGGGCCACCATTACAAACGACGGTTTTTACTGTTGTAATAAATAACCTACAGATTAGGTTTGTAGCCATACTTATCTATGGCCACAAACCTTAGAATTTAGTGGTAACCAGCTGATAAACTTAAGCAACACCTAATAATCTTGCAGATTGAGCTACTACAAAACAGACTGTAAAAGCAATCACAGTAGGAATTAGGAAAGCCAGTAAGGTCCACCTAACACTTCCTGATTCTTTATAGGCTGATAGAAGCGTGGTTGTACAAGGCCAGTGGAGAAGGCAGAAAAGCATTGTACATACAGCAGTTAGCCAAGTCCAGCCATGAGCCAGTAGTATTTGGCGAAGTTCCTCAATACTATCAAATTCCACCATTTGCCCTGTTGCTAGATAGCTCATAAGAAGAATGGGAACTACGATTTCATTGGCCGGCAGGCCAAGAATGAATGCCAGGAGAATGAATCCATCCAAACCAATTGCATAACCAAGCGGTTGCAAAAAACTTGCCAGGTGACTGATGATGCTCATATCTCCTATGTAGACATTACCTAATATCCAAGTTATAGCTCCGGCTGGAGCTGCCATTATCACTGCACGCCTTAATACGAATAGCGTACGGTCAATGACTGAGCGATAGATAACCGCTCCTACTTGCGGCAGACGATATGGCGGCAATTCTAAAACCAGGGACGAAGGCTCCCCTTTTAATATAGTGTGCGAAAGACCCCATGAAACCGCAAAAGTTACTGCAATTCCAATTAGTACGGTAGCTGTTATAACCAGTGAAACGGTAATGGTTGAAAATTCGGCTGCAACTACTCCGCCCATAAAAATTGTTGCAATTGCGATGAGGGTCGGAAAACGCCCATTACAGGGAACAAAGTTATTGGTCAACAGCGCGATTAACCTTTCACGCGGTGAGTCGATGATTCGGCAGGCGACAACTCCGGCAGCGTTACAACCAAACCCCATACACATGGTCAGTATTTGCTTACCGCAAGCTTTACATTTTTTAAACATATTATCCATATTGAATGCGACTCTTGGTAAATAGCCCAAGTCTTCTAACAAGGTAAATAACGGGAAGAATATTGCCATAGGCGGCAGCATAACTGATATAACCCAGGCCAAAGCTCTATAAAGGCCTAGTACCAAAACACCATGCAGCCAGTCAGGTGCTCCGGCAAGCATAAACCATTCAGAGAGTTGGTCTTGGAATGCAAACAGGACTCCAGCAATCATTTCAGAGGGTATATTTGCCCCTTCAATAGTGATCCAAAAAATGGCACTGAGAAGGAGAAGCATAATAGGATATCCGAATAAGCGGGAAGTGAGTATATCATCTAGCTTTGCATCCCAAGCAGATCTACTATCAGTTTTGTGGGTCACTACTTTGCTTGCTATCTGTTCCGCGTTTGAATAAATATCGGATACAATAGTGTCACCAAGCCTATTGCCAGAGCTGAGGCGAAGTTTATTCGCCTCAGCATAAATATCTGATAATGTCATTGGCTGAATCTTTCCGCTCATAATGCTGCTACCTCCTTAAGAACTTCCAAATTTGGGAGAACTTCTAAGTGTTTGTTAATACTATCAATAAATGCCCTATCACCATCGAGTAGGCGTAAAGCAACCCAGCGGGGATTTAGCTTGTTTCCGACAAGACGTTGAATATCTGGCAAAAGCGTTTGGACCGCGTCCTCTATTATTGGTGAATAAGTTAGCTGGCGGGGATTGCTTTTAAGTAGTCCCGAACTTACTTGATACAGAGTTTCCCGTAATGTATCTAAGCCTTCTCCTTTACGGGCCGCAGTAGCAACAACAGGTACTCCAATTTCTTTTTCTAGTTCGGGTAAATCAATAGTAATATTTTTTTTCGCGCTTCATCCATAAGATTTACGCATACTACAACATTTGAAGTAATTTCCATTACTTGCAGAGCTAGGTTTAAATTCCTTTCTAGGGAGGTGGCATCGAGAACTACAATAGTAGCATTCGGTTCACCAAAGCAGATAAAATCGCGGGCAACCTGTTCTTCAACAGTATGAGCCAGTATTGAGTATGTTCCAGGAAGATCAACCAATAAGAATGGTTTATTGCGATAAGTAAAAGTACCTTGAGCGTTATCTACCGTCTTGCCGGGCCAATTGCCTGTATGCTGGCGCAGACCTGTTAGGGCATTAAATACGGTGCTTTTTCCAACGTTTGGGTTACCGGCTAGAGCTATTACGTACTGTCCTGGCTCTGGGTTTATGCCGAAATGCTCTCTCAATACTCGGCTTTGCTTTTCAGTTACATTCATCTTATTCGGCCTCCATATATTTCATCGATTACATGGGATATACTTTAATCAAGCTGGCATCATCGCTACGTAGCGCTATAATAGTATCACGCACTTTGAACGCGATCGGATCGCCAGATGGGCTTTTACGGATGCACTGTACCTGAGTCCCAGGAATAATCCCAAGGTCCAAAATGCGCCTTCTAAGCAAACCCTCAAGCTCTACGGATGATATTTTGCATGTTCTTCCAATCATCAAATCTGCCAAAGATGGTTGTTTTTCAATCATATACATACTAT
The nucleotide sequence above comes from Veillonellaceae bacterium. Encoded proteins:
- a CDS encoding DNA-binding protein, whose product is MLSPSLEDYLEEIYRYSVSNDFVRVTDISKKLNVKLPSVSNAVGKLRARGYITCQKYGVIGLTDKGRQTGSYLVKRNALLQKFLKTIHADCDVEVEAEAMEHYLSKSTIIAIEHVMLFMEENPEVYQRFVDSVKADKYTHKS
- a CDS encoding ferrous iron transporter B; the encoded protein is MSGKIQPMTLSDIYAEANKLRLSSGNRLGDTIVSDIYSNAEQIASKVVTHKTDSRSAWDAKLDDILTSRLFGYPIMLLLLSAIFWITIEGANIPSEMIAGVLFAFQDQLSEWFMLAGAPDWLHGVLVLGLYRALAWVISVMLPPMAIFFPLFTLLEDLGYLPRVAFNMDNMFKKCKACGKQILTMCMGFGCNAAGVVACRIIDSPRERLIALLTNNFVPCNGRFPTLIAIATIFMGGVVAAEFSTITVSLVITATVLIGIAVTFAVSWGLSHTILKGEPSSLVLELPPYRLPQVGAVIYRSVIDRTLFVLRRAVIMAAPAGAITWILGNVYIGDMSIISHLASFLQPLGYAIGLDGFILLAFILGLPANEIVVPILLMSYLATGQMVEFDSIEELRQILLAHGWTWLTAVCTMLFCLLHWPCTTTLLSAYKESGSVRWTLLAFLIPTVIAFTVCFVVAQSARLLGVA
- a CDS encoding ferrous iron transport protein A, which gives rise to MYMIEKQPSLADLMIGRTCKISSVELEGLLRRRILDLGIIPGTQVQCIRKSPSGDPIAFKVRDTIIALRSDDASLIKVYPM